The genomic window CGACGCCGGCAGCCTGCTCGCGGCGGTGCGCGTGGCGCGCCAGCTTGCCGAATGAAAAACGCCCGCCGCGCGGAGCGGACGGGCGTCAGAAGCTATGAATAAAGGAGCGTCTCAACGCTTCAGGCTGTCGCGAATCTCGCGCAGCAGCTGAATGTCCTCCGGCGGCGCCGCGGGCGCGGGGGCCGGCTCTTCCTTCTTCAGGCGGTTGATCTGCCTGACCATCATGAAGATGATGAAGGCCAGCAGGATGAAGTTGACCAGGATGGTGATGAAGTTGCCGTAAGCGAACACCGCGCCGGCCTTCTTGGCCTCGGCCAGGCTCAGGCCGGCCGCTTGCCCCGCCAGCGGGATGTAGTAGCTGGAAAAGTCCAGCCCGCCAAAAATCTTGCTGACAATCGGCATGATCAGGTCGCCGACGATCGAGTCGACGATCTTGCCGAATGCGCCGCCGATGATCACACCGACCGCCAGGTCGATGGCGTTGCCCTTGACGGCGAATTCCCGAAATTCCTGCATCATGCCCATGGTGGAAACCTCCTGAGTTGTTGAACGGACGGCCAGTATTGCGCGCCGTCAGGGAATGTCAATCCGGGTGGTGCGGCCCGACGCGCGCAGCCGCCGCGCTGTGCGGGGCCCCGATGCGCTCCGCTACAATCCTTGGTTGATTCGCATAAAAAAACACATCCCTGCCGTTTCAGAGGACCGCCATGAGTGACGCACCACCCAGCAACTTCACCCCTGCACCCATGGACAGCAGCAAGCGCACTTGGCTGCTCGCGTCCGGCGCCGCCGGCGCCGTCGGTGCGGTGGCGCTGGCTACCCCTTTCGTCGAGAGCTTTTCGCCGTCCGAGCGCGCCAAGGCCGCCGGCGCCCCGGTCGAGGTGGACATCTCCGCCCTGCAGCCCGGCGAGCGCATGATCGTCGAGTGGCGCGGCCAGCCGGTGTGGGTGTTCAAGCGCACGCCCGAGATGCTGGCCACGCTCAAGACCACCGACAGCGAGGTGGCCGACCCCCTGTCCAAGCGCACCGACTTTCCCACGCCCGAGTGGGCGCAAAACGAGGACCGCGCGCGCGAGAGCCACAAGGACATTCTGGTGGTGGTGGGCATCTGCACGCACCTGGGCTGCTCGCCGGTCGAGAAGTTCAAGGCCGGGCCCCAGCCCTCGCTGCCCGACAACTGGGTGGGCGGCTTCTTCTGCCCCTGCCACGGCTCGACCTTCGATTTCTCGGCGCGCGTGTTCAAGAACAAACCGGCGCCGTCCAACCTGGTGGTGCCGCCGTACACGTACCTGTCGGACACCAAGCTGCTGATCGGCGAAGACAAGAAAGCATAAGAGGCGGTCATGGCTGAATTCAAGGAAATCTCTCCCAACGCATCCGCCGGTGCCAAGCTGCACAACTGGCTGGACAACCGCTTCCCGACGCTGTTTGCGGAATACCGCAAGCACATGAGCGAGTACTTCGCGCCCAAGAACTTCAACTTCTGGTACTTCTTCGGCTCGCTGGCGCTGCTGGTGCTGGTGATCCAGGTGGTCACCGGCATCTTCCTGGTGATGCACTACAAGCCCGACGCGGCCAAGGCCTTCGAGTCGGTCGAGTACATCATGCGCGACGTGCCGGGCGGCTGGTTCATCCGCTACATGCACTCCACGGGCGCCTCGGCCTTCTTCATCGTGGTGTACCTGCACATGTACCGCGGCCTGATCTACGGCAGCTACCGCAAGCCGCGCGAGCTGGTGTGGATCTTCGGCTGCGCCATCTTCCTGTGCCTGATGGCCGAGGCCTTCATGGGTTACCTGCTGCCCTGGGGCCAGATGTCCTACTGGGGCGCGCAGGTGATCGTCAACCTGTTCTCGGCCATTCCGTTCATCGGGCCCGATTTGTCGCTGCTCATTCGCGGCGACTACGTGGTGGGCGACGCCACGCTCAACCGCTTCTTCAGCTTCCACGTCATCGCCGTGCCGCTGGTGCTGATCGGCCTGGTGGTGGCGCACCTGCTGGCGCTGCACGACGTGGGCTCCAACAACCCCGACGGCATCGAGATCAAGGCCGGTCCCAAGGGCAACCGCTGGTCGCCCACCGCGCCGGCCGACGGCATTCCGTTCCACCCCTACTACAGCGTGCACGACATCGTGGGCGTGGGCGGTTTCCTGATGATCTTCTTCGCCGTGCTGTTCTTCGCGCCGGAGATGGGCGGCTACTTCCTGGAGTACAACAACTTCATTCCGGCCGACCCGCTGGTCACGCCCGCGCACATCGCGCCGGTGTGGTACTTCACGCCCTTCTACTCGATGCTGCGCGCCACCACCGACACCATGGTCAACGTGCTGTGCCTGATCATCGCGCTGGCCACCGTGCTGGCCTGGCTCAAGGGCCGCGGCTCGACCAAGTCCAAGATCATCCTGACCGTGGCGGCGATCGTCGGCGTGGCCCTGCTCAAGACCTTCGATCCCAAGTTCTGGGGCGTGATCATCATGGGCGGCGCGGTCATCATCCTGTTCTTCCTGCCCTGGCTGGACCGCAGCCCCGCGCGCTCGATCCGCTACCGGCCGGACTGGCACAAGACCGTGTACGTGGTCTTCATCATCTGGTTTGTCGTGCTGATGATCCTGGGCATCATGGCGCCAGGTCCGATCTTCTCGCAGCCGTCGCTGGAATGGCTGACCAATGAGCGCGTGGCGCTGGTGGGCACCCTGGTGTATTTCGGCTTCTTTCTGCTGATGCCGTGGTGGAGCCAGCTGGGCACGCCCAAGCCGGTGCCCGATCGCGTCACCTTCAAGCCCCATTGATGCCGGCCGGAGTACAACAACCATGACCATGTGGAAAAAGATCATCCTCGGGCTGACCCTGGCGCTGGGCATTGGCGCCGTGGCGCAGGCGTCCACCGGCGGCATTGCCTGGGACAAGGCGCCCGGCAAGCTGGACGACACGGCCTCGCTGCAGCGCGGCGCCAAGATTTTCGTCAACTACTGCCTGAGCTGCCACTCGGCGGCCTTCATGCGCTTCAACCGCCTGCAGGACATCGGCCTGACCGACCAGGAGATCAAGGACAACCTGCTGTTCACCAGCGACAAGGTCGGTGCCATGATGAAGGCCGCCATCGACCCCAATGAAGCCAAGGCCTGGTTCGGCGCCAACCCGCCCGACCTGACCCTGGTCGCGCGTTCGCGCTCGGGCGCGGGCGGCACCGGCGCCGACTACATCTACACGCTGTTCCGGACCTACTACCGCGACGACTCGCGCCCCACGGGCTGGAACAACCTGGCCTTCCCCAACATCGGCATGCCGCATCCGCTGTGGCAGCTGCAGGGCGAGCGCAAGCCGATCTACCATACGAGCGAGTCGCACGGCCAGGAGGTGCACACCTTCAGCGGCCGCTGGGAGCAGGTCACGCCCGGAACCCTGACGCCGCTGCAGTACGACCAGGCCGTGGGCGACCTGGTCAACTTCCTCAAGTGGATGAGCGAGCCGGCCCAGACCAAGCGCGTGCAGATCGGGGTGTGGGTGCTGCTGTTCCTGGCCTTGTTCACCCTGATCGCGTGGCGCCTGAATGCGGCGTACTGGAAAGACGTCACGTAACACGCATCGATCATCCGGGCGCTCGCGCGTCCGGGCTTTTTCTTCGGAGTGGGGTTCGCCTGGGTGATGGCGGGCTTCCACTCCTTCGGTTTTAAGGAGTTGACCCCCATGATGGTGCTGTATTCAGGAACGACCTGCCCGTTCTCGCATCGCTGCCGCTTCGTTCTGTTCGAGAAGGGCATGGACTTCGAGATCCGTGACGTCGATCTCTACAACAAGCCCGAGGACATCAGCGTGATGAACCCCTACGGGCAGGTGCCGATCCTGGTCGAGCGCGACCTGATCCTGTACGAGTCGAACATCATCAACGAGTACATCGACGAGCGCTTTCCGCACCCGCAGCTGATGCCGGGCGACCCGGTGGACCGCGCGCGCGTGCGCCTGTTTTTGCTCAACTTCGAGAAGGAGCTGTTCTCGCACGTCAGCGTGCTCGAGAACCGCGCCGCGCGCAGCAACGAGAAGGCGCTGGAGAAGGCGCGCGGCAACATCCGCGACCGGCTCACGCAGATGGCCCCGGTGTTCCTGAAGAACAAGTTCATCCTGGGCGACAACTTCTCCATGCTCGACGTGGCCCTGGCGCCGCTGCTGTGGCGCCTGGACTACTACGGGATCGACCTGTCCAAGAACGCCGCGCCCCTGCTCAAGTACGCCGAGCGCATCTTCTCGCGCCCGGCCTACATCGAGGCGCTCACGCCGTCCGAGAAGGTGATGCGCAAGTAACGGCACTGGGGCCCCCGGCCCCGGCAACGACGATGAACGCCCTGGAATCCGCCTCCACCCGCCCGTATCTCATCCGCGCGCT from Burkholderiaceae bacterium includes these protein-coding regions:
- the petA gene encoding ubiquinol-cytochrome c reductase iron-sulfur subunit: MSDAPPSNFTPAPMDSSKRTWLLASGAAGAVGAVALATPFVESFSPSERAKAAGAPVEVDISALQPGERMIVEWRGQPVWVFKRTPEMLATLKTTDSEVADPLSKRTDFPTPEWAQNEDRARESHKDILVVVGICTHLGCSPVEKFKAGPQPSLPDNWVGGFFCPCHGSTFDFSARVFKNKPAPSNLVVPPYTYLSDTKLLIGEDKKA
- a CDS encoding cytochrome c1 — its product is MWKKIILGLTLALGIGAVAQASTGGIAWDKAPGKLDDTASLQRGAKIFVNYCLSCHSAAFMRFNRLQDIGLTDQEIKDNLLFTSDKVGAMMKAAIDPNEAKAWFGANPPDLTLVARSRSGAGGTGADYIYTLFRTYYRDDSRPTGWNNLAFPNIGMPHPLWQLQGERKPIYHTSESHGQEVHTFSGRWEQVTPGTLTPLQYDQAVGDLVNFLKWMSEPAQTKRVQIGVWVLLFLALFTLIAWRLNAAYWKDVT
- a CDS encoding cytochrome bc complex cytochrome b subunit — encoded protein: MAEFKEISPNASAGAKLHNWLDNRFPTLFAEYRKHMSEYFAPKNFNFWYFFGSLALLVLVIQVVTGIFLVMHYKPDAAKAFESVEYIMRDVPGGWFIRYMHSTGASAFFIVVYLHMYRGLIYGSYRKPRELVWIFGCAIFLCLMAEAFMGYLLPWGQMSYWGAQVIVNLFSAIPFIGPDLSLLIRGDYVVGDATLNRFFSFHVIAVPLVLIGLVVAHLLALHDVGSNNPDGIEIKAGPKGNRWSPTAPADGIPFHPYYSVHDIVGVGGFLMIFFAVLFFAPEMGGYFLEYNNFIPADPLVTPAHIAPVWYFTPFYSMLRATTDTMVNVLCLIIALATVLAWLKGRGSTKSKIILTVAAIVGVALLKTFDPKFWGVIIMGGAVIILFFLPWLDRSPARSIRYRPDWHKTVYVVFIIWFVVLMILGIMAPGPIFSQPSLEWLTNERVALVGTLVYFGFFLLMPWWSQLGTPKPVPDRVTFKPH
- a CDS encoding glutathione S-transferase N-terminal domain-containing protein translates to MMVLYSGTTCPFSHRCRFVLFEKGMDFEIRDVDLYNKPEDISVMNPYGQVPILVERDLILYESNIINEYIDERFPHPQLMPGDPVDRARVRLFLLNFEKELFSHVSVLENRAARSNEKALEKARGNIRDRLTQMAPVFLKNKFILGDNFSMLDVALAPLLWRLDYYGIDLSKNAAPLLKYAERIFSRPAYIEALTPSEKVMRK
- the mscL gene encoding large conductance mechanosensitive channel protein MscL, which gives rise to MGMMQEFREFAVKGNAIDLAVGVIIGGAFGKIVDSIVGDLIMPIVSKIFGGLDFSSYYIPLAGQAAGLSLAEAKKAGAVFAYGNFITILVNFILLAFIIFMMVRQINRLKKEEPAPAPAAPPEDIQLLREIRDSLKR